From the Flavobacterium gyeonganense genome, the window CGGACTATTCATTTTGAAAGTATCCATAAAAGCAGTCGTATAATCTCCTGCAATGTATTTTGGATCATCCATTAATTGTCTATGGAAAGGTATTGTCGTTTTCACACCTTCGATTACAAACTCGTCAAGAGCTCTTCTCATTTTACTGATAGCTTCTTCACGGGACTGCGCTGTTGTAATTAACTTCGCAATCATGGAATCGTAATTTGGCGGAATGCTATATCCTGAGTAAACGTGAGTATCTAAACGAACTCCGTGACCTCCCGGCATGTGCAGCGTAGTAATTTTTCCTGGTGAAGGACGGAAATCGTTATAAGGATCTTCAGCGTTAATACGAACTTCTATAGCATGTAATTCAGGAAGATAGTTTTTACCAGAAATTGGAATTCCGGCAGCAACCATAATCTGCTCACGGATCAGATCATAATCAATTACCTGTTCAGTAATTGGATGCTCTACCTGAATACGGGTATTCATTTCCATGAAATAGAAATTTCTGTGTTTATCCACTAAAAATTCTACAGTTCCTGCTCCTTCGTATTTAATGAATTCAGCTGCTTTCACAGCCGCTTCTCCCATTCTTGTACGCAATTCATCAGTCATGAAAGGTGAAGGTGTCTCTTCAGTCAATTTTTGGTGACGGCGCTGAACAGAACAGTCTCTTTCAGAAAGGTGACATGCTTTTCCGTAAGAATCACCAACAACCTGAATTTCGATATGACGTGGCTCTTCGATAAGTTTCTCCATGTACATCCCGTCATTTCCAAAAGCTGCAGCAGCTTCCTGACGTGCACTTTCCCAAGCTTTTAAAAGCTCATCTTCTTTCCAGATGGCACGCATTCCTTTTCCACCACCACCAGCAGTAGCTTTCATCATAACCGGGTATCCGATTTCTTTAGCCACTTTTTGTGCATGCTCGAAAGATTCTAATAATCCGTCTGAACCTGGCACACATGGTACTCCTGCTGCTTTCATTGTAGCTTTTGCAGAAGCTTTATCTCCCATTCGGTCGATCATTTCAGGAGCTGCACCAATAAATTTGATTCCGTGCTCCTGACAAATTTTAGAGAATTTAGCATTCTCTGAAAGAAATCCGTATCCCGGATGTATTGCATCTGCATTTGTAATTTCTGCGGCAGCAATAATATTTGACATTTTTAAATACGATAAG encodes:
- the accC gene encoding acetyl-CoA carboxylase biotin carboxylase subunit; the encoded protein is MFKKILIANRGEIALRVIRTCKEMGIKTVAVYSTADAESLHVKFADEAVCIGPPPSNLSYLKMSNIIAAAEITNADAIHPGYGFLSENAKFSKICQEHGIKFIGAAPEMIDRMGDKASAKATMKAAGVPCVPGSDGLLESFEHAQKVAKEIGYPVMMKATAGGGGKGMRAIWKEDELLKAWESARQEAAAAFGNDGMYMEKLIEEPRHIEIQVVGDSYGKACHLSERDCSVQRRHQKLTEETPSPFMTDELRTRMGEAAVKAAEFIKYEGAGTVEFLVDKHRNFYFMEMNTRIQVEHPITEQVIDYDLIREQIMVAAGIPISGKNYLPELHAIEVRINAEDPYNDFRPSPGKITTLHMPGGHGVRLDTHVYSGYSIPPNYDSMIAKLITTAQSREEAISKMRRALDEFVIEGVKTTIPFHRQLMDDPKYIAGDYTTAFMDTFKMNSPE